The following nucleotide sequence is from Mytilus galloprovincialis chromosome 12, xbMytGall1.hap1.1, whole genome shotgun sequence.
TTAAAGTATGGCCTAcaacacagagtcttggctcacactgagCATCAAGCTACTAAGGGCTACAAAAAGaattgtgtaaaaccattcaaactattcttttttaattgatttgttttgttttagaaaattgaATTCAACCAAGGTctaaatatttttcaacataaaGCACATTTAAATTTGTTCAGAGCAAGGGTAGATAATCCAGAATTTGAATTGAAATTTCCAATTTATTTTATCCTATAATATGGTGTATCTAATCCTTTTTTAACCTGTTTTCAGATGAATTAATTCGTCAAGTTACAATCAACTGTGCAGAGAGAGGTTTGTTATTACTCCGTGTTCGTGATGAAATCAGAATGACCATTGCAGCTTATCAAACATTATATGAAAGCAGTGTAGCATTTGGTATGAGAAAAGCTCTCCAGGCTGAACAAGGCAAAACAGACATGGAAAAGAAGGTGGGTTAAGAAAAAATTTATTCAAAGCATGCTGTAGAatggaagaccttttcaaattgACGCATTACTTGGTGTTCGATATTGATTTGGAAATATATTGAATGTCAACAAAAAATCTCATAAATTAATtcttttgaatgttgattttttttattctctataataattttttatatcaagcTTCTTGACTAAAAagttataacaaaaataccaaactttaaaaaatctcATGAATTAATtcttttgaatgttgatttttttttaaaactcttaaaaaagtctctttaaatttttctctgtgataattttttatatcaagcTTTTTGActaaaaagtaatataacaaaaataccaaactctaaACAGAAATTTCCTAAGTAAatgcaaaaatcaaaagctcaaacacatcaaactaatgggtAACAACTCATTCCGTAAAATTGCTtccaggccattcattaggaggcggtacccggtacttttaccctcttatgctattgacaagtaccgcctaaatgtaggaatttttatataagatattcatggaataaattgaaaagtaccacctagaaacgtggaaagtaccggtcaacatgaaagataatgaaacccatGTGTTTCTAAAGGGAGTTTCACAGGATCATTGATCTCATCTCAAGGCTATTGTCAGTCTATGACATAGTAGCCTAGAACtactttttaatgttttcaaaactATAGATATTCTTTAAATACAAAAGCAAATgctaaaatattttcatacatgtGTAAATTTGTACCAAAAGTTACAAAAATTGACACAGTTATTATTCTCAGGATACATATATTGTGATCAATTTATCTCAATAGATAAATGGTTTGCTAACTCGTACTTTTGTCTGGTACTTATACATATAATTTGAAACGAGGCAAAACATTGACTCTCAAAAAAAGTCTCATGCATTTTGGCAAGTAAGTTAGAAAAGATACCAGTATAATATCATTGaactgtttaatatttgttttgtttagttgATTCTTGACAAAGAAAAACTGAAAGTCAAGGTAAAACAAATGTGACAATGTTGTCAATGACACAAGTAGAAAGTCGTCAATCACATTGCATGATTGTCTGGGTTTAACACAAGATTTTTATTACAGATGATCTAAAATGATCAGGAAAACATATGTAATAAACTTGAAGTACTTAGTTTTGTATGTGTacaatttgtttattatatgtctACATGAATGTAACATCTGGAAGTCAATGCACACAGTCACAGCATTGCCACTTAATGAGATGCCTGCCAATTGTTTTACCTAAAGTACTTTCCTAAAAAAGTCTGTCAAAATCATAGCCAAATCATTGTATGTTATATATACAGGCACCATTTTCCACTTCTAATTACAGATACAAAATTTTTGATACATTTctaaatttgatatatatgaaAGCTATTAAATGTTTAGAATGAATTATGTAGTTTATCAATCAATACCTGGAtttttttaagaaagaaataGAAATATACACTCAAACATGTAGTTGTAAAATATGTGTTATATTATTTCAGATTACAGAATTGGAACAAGAAAAGAGAGATTTAGAAAAACAAGTAAACGAATGGAAAATGAAATGTGAACAGACAGAAAAGAGAGCAGCTGAACAGAGACAGGTGGAAGAAAAGAAACACACAGAAGAAATCCAGTTCTTGAAACGAACAACACAACAACTGAAGGTACAAGAAAATTGAGATCGGAAATTGTGAATGTGTCAAAATGATAACAACCTGTTCATAGAGCAGAAACAGCATAAGGCCATTAAATAGCTGCTTTAAAAAAGGAGATATTGTATAATTGACAATGATATCAGATACAACTATCCTCCAGGGTTCAATTTcaatggatgtaagcaattaaaggCCACCatgcagtcttcaacaatgagaaaaccttCAATGCtaagtcagctttaaaaggcccagaAAAATGGGGAAAAgtctaaattttaaatataatgccataatttatatcaaaacttatataaaaaaaaatgacaaacatgATTCAATGAAAACCACCAAActattacaggctcctgacatgggcaGTCAGCAGGTCTTAACGTGTTTACGAGCACTCAACCCTTCCCTTGCCTGGAACTGGGGTGCAACAACACAACATAAATCACAAAAAGTactgttaaagaaaaaaaagttataaattataaattgaaaaagttatataAGTCAGTCTGCTAGAAAAAGGCATTTCAGACATCTTTTAAACCATGCAAAGGTTAAATCAGATCATTTAGATCTTGCAAAATAAGACTAACTATAAGTTTGTCCCTTTTTGGCAGAAATGGTTGTAATACAACCCTCAATAGAATGAATATGTTTAGATTTTAAAGGCAGAAAGATATtgaattaaagggagataactcagaaataaaacatcttttttttcaggGTCAATTGGAAGGACTTATTACTCCAAAGAAGGCATAGTGAAATGTGATACAAACTCGTCAAAACGCATTTTATTGGACCACTTGACTTTCATTCCATTTTCGTTGAAGGACTTTATGGTGAACATAAAATTGAAGATGTTCAGGAAAATCTAAACCATTATTGTATTGTAAATTATAatgttgactattttatttaagaaaaataatcatatacatctttttgttatgttttgattGACAAAGGTCTGTCCCATTAGATTTCATGTaattaacaaaatattgtattttttggattatatttatgaatttaaaattgagaatggaaatggggattttTTTTAGCCTAATAGACTGAAATGATTGTAATACACACCTCATTAGAATGAATATGTTTGGATTTTAAggaaaatgaaattatttcaaaaatggaGATAACTAAGAAAATTTGAACTTCATAGAACATTTGGTTTACCTTTACCAAaacaaattgatgaaaattggtatcccaacAGTTATTATGAATCCACAATAATCAGTGTATTGTAAAAGTAGAGGTTTCAGAGTAAGATACTGACCCCTGATTGACTTCAAATATTGTTTCAGTTGTGGACAGTTAGGATCATTAAAATTAAGGTGTATCTGTATTACCTTTTACATGCTTAAATaatcattctaatatgacgtccttattacgctttgtaaacaaagctgtgttctaatgagcacaaaatatgtttgacacatgcgcacgaacttactgtttatattaacaatatttccatcgttatcctttaaaatatgtatatttaagcAGCTAACATttaagttttattatatttttttttatgaaacaacatatatttaccctgctcgtagtttttaaacttatcaaatatgaaatgcaatGCACCGACTCCTTGAGGAGGAAACGGGAAAAGCCAAACTTTTTTACGGTAatttcgtacgcttcgacctataaaaagtaaaaacacaaaaatactgaactccgaggaaaattcaaaaaggaaaatccaaaatcaaaaggcaaaatcaaaagtccaaacacatcaaacgaatggataacaactgtcatattcctgacttggtacaggcattctctaatgtagaaaatggtggattgaacccggttttatagctagctaaacctctcacttgtatgacagtcgtatcaaattcgaTTACATTGttaacgatgcatgaacaaaacaaacatactcaaagagtaaaaaatgtcaaaaataggggtacagcagtcaatattgtgttatcatcttaatatcactataaaaacaacaaatgtaacgaagaagcacaaaaaggcatgcatcaaatttaacatattcattttgtttttcttatacgacttaatttatctatgtaaagtctacccataaaggatagaaggttttcagtactggtgtaaaattgcccgtttgaaattcgcacaggtagaaaTACTGTATTtctcctattagaatcgaaataattccttcatgtcatgctctatgctcattttaacatgggtaggcattatatttgacaacattttacacctcgctaatgctcagtgtaaaatatcgacaaatataatgcctacccatgttaaaatgagcatagagcatgacatgaaggaattatttcttaaataaaagaaaacaggaaccacccaaaataacacaaaatccGTCATCAACTACCTAAAATAAACATTCAACAAATATCAACTAACAACACATATTCCAGATAGCCTGACTATAAGCAATACTGTGGTCAGGTTGAATTAGTTTTATACGAGGCTGTACCTATATAAATAAGttgtggtaagagtgccaatgagacaacgacTCATCTGTTTCAATGTATCAAAGTTAacaattactgtaaaccaacttattttcgcgagcgatttattttcgcgaggagaaaaataacgcgaatataaatcgccGCGAATAGGTAAATCGTTATTAATCTACAtcaagtaaataagaaaatcACGAATTTTAAAAGGCGCGAAACGGACTAGAAttggtaaaacgcgaaataaagtatccgcgaaaataagttggttttcagtataggccttcaacacagagccttggctcacatctaAAAGCAAGTCATAACAGGCCAGAAAAAGACTAAATGTCATGAAAAAAACACCCAATAAATCAAACTTGTACACTTCTCTAAACCATAATGAGGTTGGATGGTTGGTCCTTTCCATACAAACCATGACTGGACTTGAAatttggtatttgctgcttctctcCTTGTCGCACTGCATTTATAAAAGCAAAGATTGTTCAGTTTGGAATCAGAGAAATATCTAGAATGACATGTTTTCCCAGTTATTTTTAATTGGGAACTATCCTGTTAAAGTTCTAGCTCATTCAAATGGTCTGTTACTAAGAAGGCTTTATCTTCATATCACAAAAGATGCATGGGATATTTGTTACTGGCTAGACATTTTTAACACTACTCCATCCATCCTTCAATTTCCTACCATTATTTGGCTTGTAATAACTCAACTTGGGGAAGCAGCAGCAAACACTTTTAAACCCTGCTGCATTCTGTATGAGCCTGTCCAATTCATTTTTTGTCGagtctgcaacttttgttgcagaaagctcgacatagggatagtgatccggcggcggcggcgttagctcacttctttaaaagctttaaattttaGAAGGTgggagacctggatgcttcatactttgtatatagatgcttcatgttacgaagtttccgtcagtcacatgtccaatgtccttgacctcattttcatggttcagtgaccacttggaaaaaaagttcaaattttttgtaatgttgaattctctctttttataagtaaaaggatatctatatttgatgtgtgcgtaccttgcaaggtccttatgtctgtcagacagttttcacttgacctcaacctcatttcatggatccgtgaacaaggttaagttttggtggtcaagtccatatctctgatactacatgtataagcaatagggctagtatatttggtgtatggaaggactgtaaggtgtacatgtccaattggcaggtgtcatctgaccttgacctcattttcatggttcagtggttatagttcaatttttgtgttttggtctttttatctaatactatatgccataggtcaactatatttggtgtatggaaatattttatgatctttatgtcagttgcccaggttttatttgaccttgacatcattttcacggttcattgcactgtgttcagtttttgtgttttgggctatttttcttaaactgtaagtaatgggtcaactatatatgttgtatagaagcattgttagctgtacatgtctgcctggcatggttcatctgaccttgacctcattttggaggttcattggtctttgtttagttatcttgttaatgttaagtttatgtgacagttgtaataaagcttagctttacacttaggactatcaacataatatcaatgattagtatagaaggcgagacatttcagcgtgtgcactcttgttaatctAGTTATTGCACTGCATTCATCCTGTTATAGGATTTGACACTCACTACTGGATCAGAGTGGATTCGACTGCTCACAATCTAAATACCTGGCTGGTCTTTCTCTTTTATTCATGCAAATCCCTTTCTTTATTTGTAATCAAGATTTCTTTTGATAAGCTTGTAAAACAAAGAATAATAAGTGGAACCTGAGATCTATATGACTTGCCTGTGGGCATAAAATTCAGAATAGGCAATCTTAGGGACTGCCATATTGCTCAATTATTAAAAGTTGCTGGACAAATGTTCGTGAACTAGTTAGTGGACACTGAGACAGGGTCTCAAAATGGCAATCAAACTGAGATGTACAGACAGTAATATTACAGAACCACTGGAAAACATTTAAAGGTCAATTAGTAGCCTGGTGCATAGTGAAGCTGTATCAAGCGTAGCCTTTTTTCAGTGGTATATCAAATTTGCAGAAACCTCTCCATCACATGTAATGTTAAACTTTTCTAGTTCAGAATTCAAATTATTCTTAAGCAATATGATAATGATCGTGCCAGAAACTTCTGCAAAAGCTAGAAAATTTTGTTGTGATTCATAGCTAGAGAAATGGCAATGAAAAACACAAATTTCAACATCACAACTGTTTTAATTAAATAGAATTATAACAAGAGCAAGTCTCCCAATGTATGACTATCTTAAGTAATACAATTCTGAGCAAAGACTATCAACCATAACACCAACGGTTCAAATTATAAGCACTAAATGCACAGCTGTATTATTgggtaataaataaattatgaatctACACATGGTTCAattaatattgcaaaaaaaacgTCATCACATGTTGattcaaattgtcaaaatattgtaatttatttCACAGTATTAAAAATGGAACaccaaattagataattatttcattttttaaacttaGATTGCTTTCTTCTCTctcaaatcaatccaaacttaaACCTCACTTTTTAATAAGAAATGTCTAACCTCTTTTTTATGCTTTTATAAAAAGCTGAAATTACCAAtatcaatgacaaaataaattcaaACAGTGATGGTATTTTTTACAGTATTTTTAAACCATGTATAAGTTGAATTGGTACAATGCATAGATAACAATAATATCAGAGGCTATTAAGTCCCATATGTAATCAATATAATAGTGATATGAATTAATAAGATGAAAATGACCTTGacataatgaaaataaattgcatttattattattttcttggGACTCTAAtatcaaaatttgatttttgtctGCATTAAACATTAagaaatttgttatttatttcatctatttaagtaaaatgtttaaaaaggatAACAGGATTTAACAAAACTATTGGATAGTACAACCACCATCAAATGCCTTCTACAAAGAAATATGGACCACCCTtacatataaatgtatttatcttCTAGACTGCACTTCACACAAAAATCTTCAATTAATTGTATGTATAGtttataaatcataaattaaaattaattttagttatcagatattttttttaacaaagttctgaaatgtaaatatttgatattttcctCACATTCCCCAAGTCTCAAAAAGTATTTGGAACAGAATCATTATTCTTCAaactcaattatattttttttctcagtctGGGTAAAAAATATGcctttaatattttatatctcAATTGTTTTCATTTACACAATGTCCATTACCATTTGGACAGGAAAGTTTGGATGACAAATTAAGCCCATTAAAGAGAAAAGGTCAAtcttatcaaatttataaaagtcTAAAACAGCAATATCCCTTCTATAAAAGTTCTTATAGTTAACACCTGATCTATTTAACACCTATTGAGGATATACTTTTGGTTGCCAAGAATGAAAAAAATTGGCAAATAGAAGGGTAGAAAGAGCCCACCCATAATGCATCTGttctttaaattaatttcattccTAAAACTTTTTAACCTTCCTTCGAAAGTGTCTTTacataaaatatcaaacttttaGATTACAGATTACATTTTTAGTACATTTCTAGTATATAGTCCTTTAAAAAGTAGTTGGCActgaaatcaaattttataaagcaagttgaatgaaaatgaaaataaatagtagagtgaaaaattctgaaaattaaGTACCTGAGTCTAAGATTAAgctatttgatatttgttataaaaaaaattgcataatttgttGCAAAGATATTCTtagggctgttccagaaaatactatgtcccCCCTAGggatggcattttttttttaatgtggatGGCTGTATTTGAAGTAACAAAATTCAAAGGGAGTGCTGTtcttatttagttttatttctgtTGGTGGTGGGGGTTAAAAAATAGAGCCGTCAATGGGgggacatagtattttctggaacTGCCTTATAATAAAATACCTTCACCCTGTACTGACCGATATGTCTTCATTAATTTTTAACTACTTAGCTGCAGAATTCAGTAGATATAATATATCatattacattaatttcataTACATTATAACTACAACTCAAGAGGATTTGTGCTTTTTCCGCTAATCCAGAGTGGATTAAATAATAAACTACTAAACAATACACAAATCTTTGCTCAGATAAATGTCTATAAATTTACTTGTTTTTCTTGCCTCTCTGGCGTTTGAGTGATacaaaaatatactttaattATTTCACTCATACTTAATTTTCACAAATATCACACATAAAATATAATGGTCTATTTACAATATTACACACAATCATTtctcaaattaaatatttgtaatgtatttttcaattaaaacaaaatgcccAATAACCATGGTTATTTCTTAAGTTTAATAATTCATTAATGTTTCTACTGATTTCCATAATTTATTTAAAGGCACTTAATCCAAAATCACAATTTTTGTTTATGTTGCAGACGCTATTTACATCAAGAAATGTTCCCCACCTTTCAAACACCCAAAACCCATATCTGGTAAGCATCTATAACTAAATTCTATATACTGAACTAAGGAGAATTTTACAACAGAGATCATTGattgaaatattaattttttgcaatgtttgcaaaattttcttccttttttttatgaaaagaaaatatattgaacaaaaacaataacaaaaacccAGAAGGCCATCAAAAAGACTTTATggtaatctatattttttttcaatctctGTAAAACTGTTTGCCATTTTAGAAGGtttatgttttttaaagataAGAACATTgaagtgtaaaacaattttttttcaaagtgttcaattaaaaaaaaaaagaagacaaaggctgactgcctgaaccaaattttaactaaaattaaaagatttGTTTAACAGATTgaacaaatgataaataaattgcTTAGACACACACATGTTGTGAAGTTTGATTTAATGAAATGGTAAGTtttaaaattcatgaaattatGAATGAAAGCAATGTGATATGAAATTTACATACACAATCAAAATGATACATATACAACAAAACAGGAAATATACAAAGGACACATTTTACGTAAAATAAAACCATAGTGAAGAGAGAgaaaaattgaagaagaaaaattaCTGCGTTTAACAATACTGCTTTGGCACCAGTAAAATCAAATTTCAATTATAAATCAGTTCAAATCAAAAATTCATCTAAATAATCTCAATTCTCTAATTACcataatatattgtttaaacacataaatattttgattattaaatAACAATATTCTTTCATTTCATAGTTGCAGTTTTAGAGTCACTTAAAAGAAAGTCAATATCTTTTTGTTTCCAATTCAAATCAAGCTCGAAATTGCACACTAATTAAAACACTAAACACTTGATGGAAAACTGGACAAACCTTCACCATATTTAAAATGGGTGATCAATTCTAAAGGCAGTGTGTGGATGTTacagaaatgaataaaacaatttGGCCACaaacaattatttcttaaataatacaAGCTATTAACAAATTATGCTGTATGGATACAAGACTTGGCTATAATATCGAATGAAATTAAGACTTTTAAGTAAGCTTTTTAGCATATGTTCTGCTAAGGTTCATTCTGgcaacatattaaaaaaaacactttaaacatGTAGTTAAGAATTAgttatttaaatatttgtcaTCTTGAGATTAACTTCAATAATTATCTAATTAAAGCTAActgaaatcaaaatcaaatatctaaGTAAGCAAGAGtagttttattctttttttttgtgtatgaaaataaatatgtaaattcattgttttaaatgtaacaggattatctccctttgaactGACAAGGGAGATAATATATAGTATTCATGAGAACATTGTACAATTCAACAATAATCAATATTGTATAAGAATAAAATTCATTATCTCAAATATATCAATAAACAAATCTAATTAAACTTTAACATCAGTTcttaaacaatgaacaaatacTGTGTTTCCTACCCATATCAGATTACAAAAAATCAAAGTTCAATCTGATATGCTACAACCCTTTATATAACCAACAGAAGATATGTGGCTTGAAATAATGCCAAATACATGTACGTCATTCACACAAAACATGACAAATAATTAGCTTCTTGACAGGTATCTTCTGAAGACATCTGCCGTTCTTCATTCATGGGGGGTAATGCATGTCTAGTTTTCTGCCTGATCTTCAACAGCAACTTGGGCTTCTCCGTCTCCTTTGTTTTGCTCCTCATCGATGTATTGTTTGACCCGATTAGAGAtctcaattttcaatttcttgcCGTTCATTTCAAAGTCTTGTAGTGTGTCAAATGCAGCCTCCATCTCGTTCATCTTTGGAAACTGCAGCAGAGCATAGCATTTAGCTCCATTCCAGATAACTCTTAATGGATTCACATTTTTCTCACGGATTTTGGATTTCAGTTCACTAACACGGACAGACCTTTGAACACTACCAACAAAGATAGTAGGGATGGGTGTTCTTGGGGGTCCACGTCTACGTCTTGGAGACTGACCTTGTTGGTCTTCATTCTCATCTCCCTCACTGCGTCTGTTGTTAGGTCTAAATCTCCTTCTCTGTGGCTGGGGTCTACGTCTCCTTGGTTTTCCCTCGTCACCACTTTTACCTTCGTCATTATCAGCGCCATCAGACTCACCAACACTTCTACGATTTCTTCTCTCATCACCACTTCTAGGTTCTTCATTCTCCTTATTTTCACTTGTATTTCTCCTCCTCCTATTAAATCTACGTCTTCTTGGCTGTTGTTGACGCCTTGGGCGCTGATTTTCTTCATCGCCGCTCTTCGCCTCTCTTTCACTCTCATCTCTTATGTCACCTTTTCCATCTGTATCATTTTCACTATTACGATCTCTTCTAGGGCGTCTGTTGTATGGACGTCTTGGACCACCCCTAGTTCTACGATAGAATGGACGTCTTTGATAATTCCTGTCCGATTCTTCTCCTTCATCTTCAGTTTTTATTTCAGGAGGAGGAGCACCTTCTTTGAGGGTAACGTCTTTTCCTTCTGCTTCTTCACGCTTGAGTAACTTCCGTAGAATTGGAACACGACGAAGTTTCTCAGGTGTAATCTTAGACCAGATAATACCAGAAGGGTTTTTTCTCGTCCTATTACATTTGATGATTTCTGTTGGTGTTATGATGTAATCAACAACTACATCATGATCTTCAATCAGACTCTCAGGGAAGTCGACTACCTGAGTGTCGTGGACTGTGGTGATGATGACGGTGTTCTCATCCACAGCTTCCATGCTTCTCATCATAGCATACTCCATATCAGCGTATCCCTCTCCTTTCCCTATTCTCAAACCTGCAATTATATAAAAGTTTCTATTCTGATTAGCAGATATTCGAAACATATACaacttatttatatattgaacAATATTAATGTGTGTAGAGGGCCATAATTAGATATATTGATATTTTACGAAA
It contains:
- the LOC143053441 gene encoding uncharacterized protein LOC143053441 is translated as MSTKTPAESVIELGEEVNKGAIRQIVWDYIEKNDLVEFPRPCYRRIPNVKGAATAAEKMTSLDEFKKAQTVKINPDKPQENARFLTLEADKTLLVPTPRLRTGLFNKIVPPEGCNKDILRICATTQGVREHSEPIGLDTKIKVDLVVIGSVAVTKTGLRIGKGEGYADMEYAMMRSMEAVDENTVIITTVHDTQVVDFPESLIEDHDVVVDYIITPTEIIKCNRTRKNPSGIIWSKITPEKLRRVPILRKLLKREEAEGKDVTLKEGAPPPEIKTEDEGEESDRNYQRRPFYRRTRGGPRRPYNRRPRRDRNSENDTDGKGDIRDESEREAKSGDEENQRPRRQQQPRRRRFNRRRRNTSENKENEEPRSGDERRNRRSVGESDGADNDEGKSGDEGKPRRRRPQPQRRRFRPNNRRSEGDENEDQQGQSPRRRRGPPRTPIPTIFVGSVQRSVRVSELKSKIREKNVNPLRVIWNGAKCYALLQFPKMNEMEAAFDTLQDFEMNGKKLKIEISNRVKQYIDEEQNKGDGEAQVAVEDQAEN